Proteins from a single region of Streptomyces sp. TN58:
- a CDS encoding RNA-guided endonuclease InsQ/TnpB family protein produces MQLRYNFRVYPEPAQRHALARAFGCARVVFNDGLRARQEAHAAGLPYIKDTDLQKQVITAAKRTGERAWLGEVSSVVLVQSLRDLHTAYRNFFSSVTGKRKGPKAAPPRFKSKRDNRQSIRLTANGFSLRENGRLYVAKVGDLRVRWSRPLPTAPTSVTVTMDAAGRYRASFVVDTEPEFLPETTAEAGIDLGLSAFAVLSNGQKIASPRFLRRAERKLKRLQKDLSRKAKGSKNRTKARVKVARQHARVADRRRDWHHKESTRIIRENQAVYVEDLAVSGLARTRLAKSVHDAGWSWFLGMLEYKAARHGRYFGRIGRFEPTSQVCSACGIKDGPKPLHVRAWTCKECGTVHDRDVNAARNILAAGRADRLNACGAPVRRASVPAQRREAGSHQKGQTAQAGIPVL; encoded by the coding sequence GTGCAGCTCCGGTACAACTTCCGCGTGTACCCCGAGCCCGCCCAGCGCCACGCGCTGGCCAGGGCGTTCGGGTGCGCCCGGGTGGTCTTCAACGACGGCCTGCGGGCCCGTCAGGAAGCCCACGCGGCGGGACTGCCGTACATCAAGGACACCGACCTTCAAAAGCAGGTCATCACCGCCGCGAAGCGCACCGGTGAACGGGCGTGGCTGGGCGAGGTGTCCTCCGTCGTGCTGGTGCAGTCCCTGAGGGACCTGCACACCGCCTACCGCAACTTCTTCTCCTCCGTCACCGGCAAGCGCAAAGGGCCGAAGGCCGCGCCGCCCCGCTTCAAGTCCAAGCGGGACAACCGGCAGTCGATCCGCCTCACCGCCAACGGGTTCAGCCTGCGCGAGAACGGCCGCCTGTACGTGGCGAAGGTCGGGGACCTGCGGGTGCGCTGGTCGCGCCCGCTTCCGACCGCCCCGACCTCGGTCACCGTCACGATGGACGCGGCCGGCCGGTACCGGGCCTCGTTCGTCGTGGACACCGAACCCGAGTTCCTGCCCGAGACGACCGCCGAGGCCGGCATCGACCTAGGACTGTCGGCGTTCGCGGTCCTCTCCAACGGGCAGAAGATCGCGTCCCCGCGCTTCCTGCGCCGCGCCGAGCGCAAGCTCAAGCGGTTGCAGAAGGACCTCAGCCGCAAGGCCAAGGGGTCGAAGAACCGGACCAAGGCCCGCGTCAAGGTCGCACGCCAGCACGCCCGCGTCGCGGACCGGCGCCGGGACTGGCACCACAAGGAATCCACGCGCATCATCCGCGAGAACCAAGCGGTGTACGTGGAAGACCTCGCGGTGTCCGGCCTCGCCCGCACCCGCCTCGCCAAGTCCGTGCACGACGCCGGATGGTCGTGGTTCCTCGGCATGCTGGAGTACAAAGCCGCCAGGCACGGCCGGTACTTCGGCAGGATCGGCCGCTTCGAACCGACCTCCCAGGTCTGCTCGGCCTGCGGCATCAAGGACGGCCCCAAACCCCTGCACGTCCGCGCATGGACGTGCAAGGAGTGCGGGACCGTCCACGACCGCGACGTCAACGCCGCACGCAACATCCTGGCCGCCGGACGGGCGGACAGGCTAAACGCCTGTGGAGCGCCGGTAAGACGGGCATCCGTGCCCGCACAGCGCCGTGAAGCAGGAAGCCACCAGAAGGGCCAGACGGCCCAGGCTGGAATCCCCGTCCTTTAG
- a CDS encoding Ppx/GppA phosphatase family protein → MRLGVLDVGSNTVHLLVVDAHPGARPQPAHSHKVEIRLAELLDDTGAVTPAGVERLLAVVEGAVRAAEDKGCEDVLPFATSAVREAPNVDEVLARVKAETGVDLPVLSGEDEARLTFLAARRWFGWSAGKLLVLDIGGGSLEIAYGIDEDPDAAVSLPLGAGRLTAGWLPGDPPDAVDVRALRRHVRTEIARTVREFNRFGAPDHVVATSKTFKQLARIAGAARSGEGLYVQRDLSRKALEEWVPRLAEMTTAQRCTLPGVSEGRASQLLAGALVAEAAMDLFGVDELEICPWALREGVILRRLDHLPTQGAGAGAE, encoded by the coding sequence ATGAGACTCGGTGTCCTTGATGTGGGTTCGAACACGGTCCATCTGCTGGTGGTGGACGCGCACCCCGGTGCGCGCCCACAGCCCGCGCACTCGCACAAGGTGGAGATAAGGCTGGCGGAGCTCCTCGACGACACCGGCGCCGTGACCCCCGCGGGTGTCGAGCGGCTGCTCGCGGTCGTCGAAGGGGCGGTGCGGGCCGCCGAGGACAAGGGTTGCGAGGACGTGCTGCCCTTCGCGACCAGCGCGGTGCGGGAGGCTCCGAACGTCGACGAGGTCCTGGCCCGGGTGAAGGCCGAGACCGGCGTCGACCTGCCGGTGCTGAGCGGTGAGGACGAGGCGCGGCTGACGTTCCTCGCCGCCCGCCGCTGGTTCGGCTGGTCCGCCGGCAAGCTGCTGGTCCTGGACATCGGCGGCGGCTCGCTGGAGATCGCGTACGGCATCGACGAGGACCCGGACGCGGCCGTCTCGCTCCCGTTGGGTGCGGGTCGCCTCACCGCGGGCTGGCTGCCGGGCGACCCGCCGGACGCCGTCGACGTGCGGGCGCTGCGGCGGCACGTGCGGACGGAGATCGCCCGGACGGTCCGCGAGTTCAACCGGTTCGGTGCGCCGGATCATGTGGTGGCGACGTCGAAGACGTTCAAGCAGCTGGCCCGCATCGCGGGCGCGGCCCGCTCGGGCGAGGGGCTGTACGTGCAGCGCGACCTCAGCCGCAAGGCCCTGGAGGAGTGGGTGCCGCGGCTGGCCGAGATGACGACGGCCCAGCGCTGCACCCTCCCGGGGGTCTCGGAGGGCCGGGCGAGCCAGCTGCTGGCGGGCGCGCTGGTAGCCGAGGCCGCGATGGACCTCTTCGGGGTGGACGAGCTGGAGATCTGCCCGTGGGCCCTGCGCGAGGGCGTCATCCTCCGCCGCCTGGACCACCTCCCGACGCAGGGGGCGGGCGCGGGCGCGGAGTAG
- a CDS encoding BACON domain-containing protein gives MNSSDQAPPSPRTGAHRAHGRTHQEEEAPRPFRHEPYLDGLFTYCLSVLCDHDTATDVLGDVLAVAERHPGRCPDEGDRRAWLYALARWGCLRRLAEQRRVRPGAHSAKRAPEHNGRECALGGAADDCTAAEARRRLDVSAYRRTELARLAWPEAAGTTPAQREALELAVRHRLGVPELAAVLGTPPAAARELLTGAACEVERTRAALAVVETGGCPSVSQLTGGDADGNGNGGDVLLSGTLRTELVRHVDDCPRCRRVAERVGAAAPWPGSGGVNTAALPLVPAPRTAVHAAMLRSGRGRGPGPRFDRTGFPMDPRDRAARRDRLRARAVTTTVVATVVAAPVLALWASYRGEQGTGESVGTGSTRISASETELPTVRVGGHPLTAYENTGNATGTTPIPGFAESGDSADVSVEVISTGPPATPAQAGTPGSLSVAASSRGALTLLTLTASGGARVDWRLWSDAPWLRASRTAGTLAPGESVTLHIAVDSEAQPVGAWTARVGVDPGGAVVSIRGRGRPASTPTAPPEPTQPASPSPTPEQTPEPTPTPSPTEPTSPPPSPTPAPSPTDGTGGTAPPAPDPDPTGPGGG, from the coding sequence GTGAACAGCAGCGACCAGGCACCACCCTCACCGCGCACCGGCGCACACCGGGCGCACGGGCGCACGCACCAGGAAGAGGAGGCGCCGCGCCCCTTCCGGCACGAGCCGTATCTCGACGGCCTGTTCACCTACTGCCTGTCGGTCCTCTGCGATCACGACACCGCCACCGACGTACTGGGAGACGTCCTCGCCGTGGCCGAGCGCCATCCCGGGCGCTGCCCCGACGAGGGTGACCGGCGGGCCTGGCTGTACGCGCTCGCCCGCTGGGGCTGCCTGCGCCGCCTGGCCGAGCAGCGGCGCGTACGCCCGGGAGCGCATTCCGCCAAGCGTGCGCCGGAGCACAATGGGCGTGAATGTGCGCTGGGGGGCGCAGCGGACGACTGCACGGCCGCAGAAGCCCGCCGCCGGCTTGACGTCAGCGCCTACCGCCGTACCGAGCTGGCCCGTCTTGCCTGGCCAGAGGCCGCGGGGACCACGCCCGCGCAGCGCGAGGCACTCGAACTCGCCGTCCGCCACCGCCTCGGCGTCCCCGAACTCGCCGCCGTCCTCGGCACGCCCCCCGCGGCCGCCCGGGAACTGCTGACCGGCGCCGCCTGCGAGGTGGAGCGCACCCGCGCCGCCCTCGCCGTCGTCGAGACCGGCGGCTGCCCCAGCGTCTCCCAGCTCACCGGCGGCGACGCGGACGGCAACGGCAACGGCGGCGACGTGCTGCTGTCCGGCACCCTGCGCACGGAACTCGTCCGACACGTCGACGACTGCCCCCGCTGCCGCCGCGTCGCCGAACGGGTGGGCGCCGCGGCCCCCTGGCCCGGCTCGGGCGGCGTCAACACCGCCGCACTGCCCCTCGTACCCGCACCCCGCACCGCGGTCCACGCGGCGATGCTCCGCTCCGGCCGGGGCCGCGGCCCCGGCCCGCGGTTCGACCGCACCGGCTTCCCGATGGACCCCAGGGACCGCGCCGCCCGCCGCGACCGGCTGCGGGCCCGCGCCGTGACCACCACCGTCGTGGCCACCGTCGTCGCGGCCCCGGTCCTGGCGCTGTGGGCCTCGTACCGCGGCGAGCAGGGCACCGGCGAGTCCGTCGGCACCGGCTCCACCCGTATCTCCGCGAGCGAGACCGAGCTGCCGACCGTCCGGGTGGGCGGCCACCCGCTCACCGCGTACGAGAACACCGGGAACGCCACCGGGACCACCCCCATCCCCGGCTTCGCCGAGAGCGGCGACTCCGCCGACGTATCCGTCGAGGTGATCAGCACCGGCCCGCCGGCCACCCCCGCCCAGGCCGGCACGCCCGGCAGCCTCTCCGTGGCCGCGTCCTCGCGGGGCGCCCTCACCCTGCTCACCCTCACGGCCTCGGGCGGCGCCCGGGTGGACTGGCGGCTCTGGTCCGACGCGCCCTGGCTGCGCGCGAGCCGCACCGCGGGCACGCTCGCGCCCGGAGAATCGGTCACCCTGCACATCGCCGTGGACTCCGAGGCGCAGCCCGTCGGCGCCTGGACCGCCCGGGTCGGGGTCGACCCGGGCGGTGCGGTGGTGTCCATCCGGGGCCGCGGCCGGCCCGCGTCGACACCGACCGCACCGCCCGAGCCGACGCAGCCGGCGAGCCCGTCGCCGACGCCGGAGCAGACGCCGGAGCCCACGCCGACGCCGTCCCCGACGGAGCCGACGAGCCCGCCGCCGTCCCCGACGCCCGCGCCGTCCCCCACGGACGGCACGGGCGGAACGGCCCCGCCCGCGCCGGACCCGGACCCGACGGGACCCGGGGGCGGCTGA
- the radA gene encoding DNA repair protein RadA, with translation MAARTARSSAKDRPSYRCTECGWTTAKWLGRCPECQAWGTVEEMGAPAVRTTAAGRVSTAALPIAQVDGRTATARSTGVDELDRVLGGGLVPGAVVLLAGEPGVGKSTLLLDVAAKASSDAHRTLYVTGEESASQVRLRADRIKALSDHLYLAAETDLSAVLGHLDAVKPSLLILDSVQTVASPEIDGAPGGMAQVREVAGALIKASKERGMSTLLVGHVTKDGNIAGPRLLEHLVDVVLSFEGDRHARLRLVRGVKNRYGATDEVGCFELHDEGITGLADPSGLFLTRRAEAVPGTCLTVTLEGKRPLVAEVQALTVDSQIPSPRRTTSGLETSRVSMMLAVLEQRGRITALGKRDIYSATVGGVKLTEPAADLAIALALASAASDVPLPKNLVAIGEVGLAGEVRRVTGVQRRLVEAHRLGFTHALVPADPGKVPAGMKVTEVADMGDALRVLPRGRSRTPARERAAAAE, from the coding sequence ATGGCTGCCCGCACCGCTCGTTCATCCGCCAAGGACCGTCCGTCCTACCGCTGCACCGAATGCGGCTGGACGACGGCCAAGTGGCTCGGCCGGTGCCCCGAGTGCCAGGCCTGGGGCACCGTCGAGGAGATGGGGGCACCCGCCGTACGGACCACCGCGGCCGGCCGGGTCTCGACCGCCGCGCTGCCGATCGCCCAGGTCGACGGGCGGACGGCGACCGCGCGCAGCACCGGGGTGGACGAGCTGGACCGCGTCCTCGGCGGCGGGCTCGTGCCCGGCGCCGTCGTCCTCCTGGCCGGCGAGCCCGGCGTGGGCAAGTCGACCCTGCTGCTGGACGTCGCGGCGAAGGCGTCCAGCGACGCGCACCGCACGCTGTACGTCACGGGTGAGGAGTCGGCGAGCCAGGTGCGGCTGCGGGCCGACCGCATCAAGGCGCTGAGCGACCACCTGTACCTCGCGGCGGAGACCGACCTGTCGGCGGTGCTCGGGCACCTCGACGCCGTGAAGCCGTCCCTGCTCATCCTGGACTCCGTACAGACCGTCGCCTCCCCCGAGATCGACGGCGCGCCCGGCGGCATGGCCCAGGTGCGCGAGGTGGCGGGCGCGCTGATCAAGGCCTCCAAGGAGCGGGGCATGTCCACCCTCCTGGTCGGCCACGTCACCAAGGACGGCAACATCGCCGGGCCCCGCCTGCTGGAGCACCTCGTCGACGTGGTGCTGAGCTTCGAGGGCGACCGGCACGCGCGGCTCCGGCTCGTACGCGGTGTGAAGAACCGGTACGGCGCGACCGACGAGGTCGGCTGCTTCGAGCTGCACGACGAGGGGATCACCGGGCTCGCCGACCCGAGCGGGCTGTTCCTGACCCGGCGCGCCGAGGCCGTTCCGGGGACCTGCCTGACCGTGACCCTGGAGGGGAAGCGGCCGCTGGTCGCCGAGGTGCAGGCGCTGACCGTGGACTCGCAGATCCCCTCCCCCCGGCGGACCACGTCCGGCCTGGAGACCTCGCGCGTGTCGATGATGCTGGCGGTGCTGGAGCAGCGCGGCCGGATCACGGCCCTCGGCAAGCGCGACATCTACAGCGCCACCGTGGGCGGGGTGAAGCTCACCGAGCCCGCCGCGGACCTGGCGATCGCGCTCGCTCTGGCCTCGGCCGCCAGTGACGTCCCGCTCCCGAAGAACCTGGTGGCCATCGGCGAGGTCGGCCTGGCCGGCGAGGTGCGCCGGGTGACGGGCGTACAGCGGCGGCTGGTGGAGGCGCACCGGCTGGGCTTCACGCACGCGCTGGTTCCGGCGGACCCGGGAAAGGTGCCGGCCGGGATGAAGGTCACCGAGGTCGCCGACATGGGCGACGCTCTGCGCGTGCTGCCGCGCGGGCGCTCCCGTACGCCGGCCAGGGAGCGTGCGGCGGCCGCCGAGTAG
- the disA gene encoding DNA integrity scanning diadenylate cyclase DisA, giving the protein MAAKDGASAPGKSGASSRHDALMRASLSAVAPGQPLRDGLERIVRGNTGGLIVLGMDKAVEAMCTGGFVLDVEFTATRLRELCKLDGALILDKDLTKILRAGVQLVPDASIPTEETGTRHRTADRVSKQCGFPVVSVSQSMRLIALYVDGERRVLEESGAILSRANQALATLERYKLRLDEVAGTLSALEIEDLVTVRDVTAVAQRLEMVRRIATEIAEYVVELGTDGRLLSLQLDELTVGIEQERELVIRDYVPEPTAKRSRTVDEALAELDALTHPELLELPIVARALGYTGSPETLDSAVSPRGYRLLAKVPRLPGAIIERLVEHFGGLQKLLAASVDDLQTVDGVGEARARSVREGLSRLAESSILERYV; this is encoded by the coding sequence GTGGCAGCCAAGGACGGGGCATCAGCACCCGGGAAGTCCGGCGCGAGCTCCAGGCACGACGCTCTCATGCGCGCCTCACTGAGCGCGGTCGCACCTGGTCAGCCACTGCGCGACGGCCTGGAGCGGATCGTCCGCGGCAACACCGGCGGCCTCATCGTCCTCGGCATGGACAAGGCCGTCGAGGCGATGTGCACGGGCGGCTTCGTCCTGGACGTGGAGTTCACCGCGACCCGGCTGCGCGAGCTGTGCAAGCTCGACGGCGCGCTCATCCTCGACAAGGACCTCACCAAGATCCTTCGGGCCGGAGTCCAGCTCGTGCCGGACGCCTCGATCCCCACGGAGGAGACCGGCACGCGCCACCGTACGGCCGACCGCGTCTCCAAGCAGTGCGGCTTCCCGGTGGTGTCGGTGTCGCAGTCGATGCGGCTGATCGCCCTGTACGTGGACGGGGAGCGGCGGGTCCTGGAGGAGTCCGGGGCGATCCTGTCGCGGGCGAACCAGGCGCTGGCCACGCTGGAGCGGTACAAGCTGCGCCTGGACGAGGTCGCGGGCACGCTGTCGGCGCTGGAGATCGAGGACCTGGTCACGGTGCGCGACGTGACGGCGGTCGCGCAGCGGCTGGAAATGGTCCGCCGGATCGCGACCGAGATCGCCGAGTACGTGGTCGAACTGGGCACGGACGGGCGACTGCTGTCCCTCCAGCTGGACGAGCTGACGGTGGGGATCGAGCAGGAACGGGAACTGGTCATCCGGGACTACGTGCCCGAGCCGACGGCGAAGCGTTCCCGCACGGTGGACGAGGCGCTGGCGGAGCTGGACGCCCTGACCCACCCGGAGCTGCTGGAACTGCCCATCGTGGCGCGGGCGTTGGGGTACACCGGCTCGCCCGAGACGCTGGACTCGGCGGTGTCGCCCCGCGGCTACCGGCTGCTGGCCAAGGTGCCGAGGCTGCCGGGCGCGATCATCGAACGGCTGGTGGAGCACTTCGGCGGCCTGCAGAAGCTGCTCGCCGCGAGCGTCGACGACCTGCAGACGGTGGACGGCGTGGGCGAGGCGCGGGCGCGGAGCGTGCGCGAGGGGCTGTCGCGGCTGGCGGAGTCGTCGATCCTGGAACGCTACGTCTAA
- a CDS encoding A/G-specific adenine glycosylase → MTASPSSSRDLTPDARPEACPDPSHALHSPVIAWFEQHARDLPWRRPEAGPWGVMVSEFMLQQTPVSRVLPVYEQWIARWPRPADLAAEAPGEAVRAWGRLGYPRRALRLHGAAAAIAERHGGDVPQEHAQLLALPGVGEYTAAAVASFAYGQRHPVLDTNVRRVFARAATGVEYPPNATTAAERRLARELLPADEATAARWAAASMELGALVCTAKSPDCVRCPVAGLCAWRLAGKPAHEGPPRRGQTYAGTDRQVRGKLLAVLREAVGPVPQAVLETVWNEPVQRARALDGLVSDGLVEPLDGGLYRLPQTRPQS, encoded by the coding sequence ATGACTGCATCCCCCTCCTCCTCCCGCGACCTGACCCCCGACGCACGTCCCGAGGCGTGTCCCGACCCCTCCCACGCGCTGCACTCCCCCGTCATCGCATGGTTCGAGCAGCACGCCCGCGACCTGCCCTGGCGCCGCCCCGAGGCCGGTCCGTGGGGCGTCATGGTCAGCGAGTTCATGCTCCAGCAGACCCCCGTCAGCCGGGTCCTGCCGGTCTACGAGCAGTGGATCGCCCGCTGGCCGCGCCCGGCCGACCTGGCCGCCGAGGCCCCCGGTGAGGCCGTACGGGCCTGGGGGCGGCTCGGCTACCCGCGGCGGGCCCTGCGGCTGCACGGCGCGGCCGCCGCGATAGCGGAGCGGCACGGGGGCGATGTCCCGCAGGAGCACGCGCAGCTCCTCGCACTGCCCGGGGTGGGCGAGTACACCGCCGCGGCGGTGGCGTCCTTCGCGTACGGGCAGCGGCACCCCGTCCTCGACACCAACGTCCGGCGGGTCTTCGCGCGCGCCGCCACCGGTGTCGAGTACCCGCCCAACGCGACGACGGCGGCCGAGCGGCGCCTGGCCCGCGAGCTGCTGCCGGCGGACGAGGCCACAGCGGCCCGCTGGGCGGCGGCCTCGATGGAACTCGGCGCGCTCGTGTGCACCGCGAAGAGTCCGGACTGCGTCCGCTGCCCGGTGGCCGGGCTGTGCGCGTGGCGGCTGGCGGGGAAGCCCGCGCACGAGGGGCCGCCGCGGCGCGGGCAGACGTACGCGGGGACCGACCGGCAGGTGCGGGGCAAGCTCCTGGCCGTCCTCCGGGAGGCGGTGGGGCCCGTCCCGCAGGCGGTTCTCGAAACGGTGTGGAACGAGCCGGTGCAGCGGGCGCGGGCGCTGGACGGGCTGGTCTCCGACGGGCTGGTGGAGCCTCTCGACGGCGGCCTCTACCGGCTCCCGCAGACCCGCCCGCAGTCCTGA
- a CDS encoding SigE family RNA polymerase sigma factor — MVQAHGEVLGFEEYVRTRQDALLRSARRLVPDPTDAQDLLQTALVRTYGRWDGIADKSLADAYLRRVMINTRTEWWRARKLEEVPTEQLPDASVEDGSDQRADRALLMDILKVLAPKQRSVVVLRHWEQMSTEETAAALGMSAGTVKSTLHRALARLRQELESRDLDMRALERGDHTMRYEGRERCAA, encoded by the coding sequence ATGGTGCAGGCGCATGGCGAGGTACTCGGGTTCGAGGAGTACGTACGCACCCGGCAGGACGCCCTCCTGCGCAGTGCCCGGCGCCTCGTCCCGGACCCCACCGACGCCCAGGACCTCCTCCAGACGGCCCTCGTGCGCACGTACGGCCGCTGGGACGGCATCGCCGACAAGTCCCTCGCCGACGCCTACCTCCGCCGGGTCATGATCAACACCCGTACCGAGTGGTGGCGCGCCCGCAAGCTCGAAGAGGTCCCCACCGAGCAGCTCCCCGACGCGTCCGTGGAGGACGGCTCCGACCAGCGCGCCGACCGCGCGCTGCTGATGGACATCCTCAAGGTGCTCGCGCCCAAGCAGCGCAGTGTGGTCGTCCTGCGACACTGGGAGCAGATGAGCACCGAGGAGACGGCCGCGGCGCTCGGGATGTCGGCGGGAACCGTGAAGAGCACTCTGCACCGCGCCCTGGCCCGCCTCCGGCAGGAGCTGGAGAGCCGGGACCTGGACATGCGTGCGCTGGAGCGCGGTGACCACACCATGCGGTACGAGGGGCGTGAGCGGTGCGCGGCCTGA